From a region of the Flavobacterium sediminilitoris genome:
- a CDS encoding exo-beta-N-acetylmuramidase NamZ family protein gives MLSKLVLKNTFLFLVLLIFSCGNSIKKEEEKDSMSIKKETILNEIKTGADNWKVYLPILKTYKNIGVVANQSSLVDLNLEKEQKHYPSSSKTIHLVDWLIENKINVSSIFAPEHGFRGTADAGELIKNGKDTKTNLPIISLYGNNKKPKPEQLKNIDIIIFDLQDVGARFYTYISSLHYVMEACAENNIPLIVLDRPNPNGGIIDGPILEPEFKSFVGMHEIPVLHGMTIGEYAKMINGEKWLKNNIQCDLRVIPCLHYNKNIPYNLPVKPSPNLPNTQAINLYASLCFFEGTNVSVGRGTDKQFQIYGSPYLPKSSFNFTPKPNEGAKDPLYNGKTCYGEDLTKIEKINQLELKWLIKAYNQTPDKSKFFNSFFTKLAGTKKLQQQIESGQSEAEIKKTWEKDINSFKKMRASYLIYEN, from the coding sequence ATGCTTAGTAAATTGGTCCTCAAAAATACGTTTTTATTTCTTGTATTACTTATTTTTTCTTGTGGAAATTCTATAAAGAAAGAAGAGGAAAAAGATTCTATGTCTATAAAAAAAGAAACTATTTTAAATGAAATTAAGACTGGAGCTGATAACTGGAAAGTATATCTTCCTATATTAAAAACATATAAAAACATAGGAGTTGTTGCAAATCAATCTAGTTTAGTTGATTTAAATTTAGAAAAAGAACAAAAACATTATCCCTCTTCTAGTAAAACAATACATTTGGTAGATTGGTTAATTGAGAATAAAATCAACGTTTCTTCAATATTTGCTCCTGAACATGGTTTTAGAGGAACAGCAGACGCGGGAGAATTAATTAAAAACGGAAAAGACACGAAAACAAATTTACCTATAATCTCATTATATGGTAATAATAAAAAACCAAAACCTGAACAACTAAAAAATATAGATATCATTATTTTTGACTTACAAGATGTTGGTGCTCGATTTTACACTTATATCTCTTCCTTACACTATGTGATGGAAGCTTGTGCTGAAAACAACATTCCTTTAATTGTTTTAGACAGACCAAATCCAAATGGAGGAATAATTGATGGTCCTATTTTAGAACCTGAATTCAAAAGTTTTGTTGGAATGCATGAAATTCCTGTTTTACATGGTATGACGATAGGTGAATATGCTAAAATGATAAATGGTGAAAAATGGTTAAAAAATAACATACAATGTGATTTAAGAGTTATTCCATGTCTACATTACAATAAAAACATACCTTATAATTTACCTGTAAAGCCTTCTCCTAACCTACCTAATACGCAAGCCATCAACTTATATGCTAGTTTATGCTTTTTTGAAGGAACAAATGTAAGTGTTGGACGAGGCACTGATAAACAATTTCAGATATACGGTTCTCCATATTTACCTAAAAGTTCTTTTAATTTTACTCCTAAACCAAATGAAGGCGCAAAAGATCCTTTATATAATGGAAAAACATGTTATGGAGAAGATCTGACTAAAATTGAAAAAATTAATCAATTAGAATTAAAATGGCTAATAAAAGCATACAATCAAACACCTGATAAATCGAAGTTTTTTAATTCATTTTTTACGAAACTTGCTGGAACTAAAAAATTACAACAGCAAATTGAATCTGGTCAATCTGAAGCAGAAATAAAAAAAACATGGGAAAAAGATATTAATTCCTTTAAGAAAATGAGGGCTTCATATCTTATATATGAAAATTAA
- a CDS encoding sensor histidine kinase: protein MKFPIKNTISRRTFIITSLGVILLTMIAIYSLSNLITKITEKSNHEIAQRSFLKKYDVFQQEFSRLLEQKKNVNQILKISDDKDLINNLSVLNTVQLSNPVVIRNWFQINDGPIRVNNSSEKGYINKNVNLSVESIHKKENTSVIFQQDNILIWRNYFKIHKNDSIIIRYGYDVDLKKLHSYFSTIDENSPNYAFVFDKNGTTIFHPDSDKNGKNIFSFSNIKPSDTIFQNGITYNEEIAISEYLQLDVIRFIKPLHFEGIDWYICINFPKLIADENVNNVKKYASAIYLTTTFILVFIFYLFNRANRKEYLEKESLIRDKNKLLLENEKVTKEKVLIQLQQLKEQINPHFLFNTLNSLYMLIDVNNQTAKKFTLNLSKIYRYLIEPPQENIVPLNEELSFIEKYIFLQMTRFNEELQFSIEIEEDSGLIKNIPYLALQICIENIIKHNSATIESPLRTRIIIKKDTVIISNNLQKKTNPEQSNNFGLKYLQSIYNYYSKEDFKTFEKDGNFTCILPLID from the coding sequence TTGAAATTTCCTATAAAAAACACAATTTCCAGACGAACTTTTATAATTACAAGTCTCGGTGTCATTCTATTGACTATGATTGCTATCTATTCTTTAAGTAATTTAATCACAAAAATCACAGAAAAATCAAATCATGAAATAGCACAACGAAGTTTTTTAAAAAAATATGATGTTTTTCAACAAGAATTTTCGCGCTTATTAGAACAAAAGAAAAACGTTAATCAAATACTGAAGATAAGTGATGACAAAGACTTAATTAATAATCTTTCTGTTTTAAACACTGTCCAGCTTAGTAATCCTGTTGTTATTCGAAATTGGTTTCAAATAAATGATGGACCAATACGTGTAAATAATTCATCTGAAAAAGGATACATTAATAAGAATGTTAATCTATCTGTTGAATCAATTCATAAAAAAGAAAACACAAGTGTCATTTTCCAACAAGATAACATATTGATTTGGCGTAATTATTTTAAAATTCATAAAAACGACTCAATAATTATCCGTTATGGCTATGATGTAGATTTAAAAAAACTCCATAGCTATTTTTCTACAATTGATGAAAATTCACCTAACTATGCCTTTGTTTTTGACAAAAACGGAACAACTATTTTTCATCCTGATTCTGATAAAAACGGAAAAAATATTTTTAGCTTTTCAAACATTAAGCCGTCAGATACTATTTTTCAAAATGGAATAACTTATAATGAAGAAATTGCAATATCTGAGTATTTGCAGTTAGATGTTATTCGATTCATAAAACCTTTACACTTTGAAGGCATTGATTGGTATATTTGTATAAACTTCCCAAAATTAATTGCAGATGAAAATGTAAATAATGTAAAAAAATATGCTTCCGCTATTTACCTAACGACAACTTTTATTCTAGTCTTTATATTTTATTTATTTAATCGTGCAAACCGAAAAGAGTATCTTGAAAAAGAATCGTTAATAAGAGATAAAAATAAATTGTTACTAGAAAATGAGAAAGTAACAAAGGAAAAAGTATTAATTCAATTACAACAATTGAAAGAGCAAATCAATCCACATTTTTTATTCAATACTTTGAATTCTCTTTATATGTTGATTGATGTAAATAATCAAACAGCAAAGAAGTTCACTTTAAATTTATCTAAAATTTATCGATATCTTATTGAACCGCCACAAGAAAATATAGTTCCATTAAATGAAGAACTATCCTTTATAGAAAAATACATTTTTTTGCAAATGACTCGATTTAATGAAGAACTACAATTCTCAATTGAAATAGAAGAAGATTCTGGATTAATAAAAAACATTCCATATTTAGCTCTTCAAATTTGTATTGAAAATATTATAAAACATAATTCTGCTACAATTGAATCACCTTTAAGAACTCGAATTATTATTAAAAAAGACACTGTAATTATTAGCAATAATTTACAAAAAAAGACAAATCCTGAACAAAGTAATAATTTTGGACTAAAATATTTACAAAGTATCTATAATTATTATTCTAAAGAAGACTTTAAAACATTTGAAAAAGATGGAAATTTCACCTGTATACTTCCATTAATTGATTAA
- a CDS encoding zinc-dependent metalloprotease, which yields MRQKAFISNAKYVLILLFLLSNISAFSQKRKQKNTKSETTKDTTVTKTKGYAELIKKGTFKKGLFNTIQVKTDIYFEIPDSLMGREFLVVNKLSQVPMQVNEAGLNKGMNYENKVITFYKDTIAKKVWVKSYLPKVSSPENDAITESVKNNFSESIIEFFDIEAKNNDSTSVVIKVNKIFDGKQKSFNDILSNIGFGGSVKSDLSYIENVKTFPNNIIVKSQLTTLISEGGPALFVTLGATSNIVLLDKVPMKPRFSDKRIGYFTEKHWYFNDNQHAMVEKELITRWRLEPKKEDEDKYLKGELVEPKKPIVYYIDPSTPKQWRQYIIDGVHDWQAAFEKAGFKNAIIAKEPTEADTDFDVDDVRYSVITYAASPKANAMGPSVVDPRSGEILEADIIWWHNVMTSLHSWMRIQTGPIDPKARGNKFSDEHMGEAIRFVSSHEVGHTFGLKHNMGSSFAFEVDSLRSKDFTEKMGGTAPSIMDYARYNYVAQPEDSITAITPKIGEYDKYAIDWGYRWYPSETEEKEKLNMLIAKHQNDPIYFYGEQQDGGAIIDPRSQSEDLGNDAVKASEYGLKNLKRVVENILTWTYDKDESYYQTGKLYIGTIGQWQLYNRHVLNNIGGVYLNTTVHGDDKASYIPVPAAMQRKATDYLLKNVITIPEWLFFNSILDKTNPLKDSPIGPYEYTPYTLSRELQYGILYDLFRDERLLRMIENELYQRNNSKEKLFTVGNLFGKVHQHVFNGTIQNKSLSILERMTQKNYVDVLIVSTNKLFEKTDSKKSIQFTKTLNMPSLCNHIHEDKMIRNINQSSLKRVTEVTSEKKGELNKILRLLQLKKNTGNQETRNHYADLINRINKALNNSLLTN from the coding sequence ATGAGACAAAAGGCATTCATATCAAACGCAAAATATGTATTGATATTATTGTTTTTATTAAGTAATATTTCCGCTTTTTCGCAAAAAAGAAAGCAAAAAAATACAAAATCAGAAACGACAAAAGATACTACAGTTACAAAAACGAAAGGTTACGCTGAACTAATTAAAAAAGGAACTTTCAAAAAAGGTTTATTTAACACCATTCAGGTTAAAACCGATATCTATTTTGAAATTCCTGATAGTTTAATGGGCAGAGAATTCCTTGTAGTGAATAAATTATCACAAGTTCCTATGCAAGTTAATGAAGCAGGCTTAAACAAAGGAATGAATTATGAAAATAAAGTAATTACTTTTTACAAAGATACTATTGCAAAAAAAGTTTGGGTTAAATCATATCTACCAAAAGTTTCGTCTCCTGAAAATGATGCCATTACGGAATCTGTAAAGAATAATTTTTCAGAATCAATAATAGAGTTTTTTGACATTGAAGCTAAAAATAATGATTCAACTTCTGTAGTAATAAAAGTCAATAAAATATTTGATGGAAAGCAAAAAAGTTTTAATGATATATTAAGCAATATTGGCTTTGGCGGATCTGTTAAATCAGACTTATCATATATTGAAAATGTGAAAACATTTCCAAACAATATAATTGTGAAATCACAATTAACTACTCTTATAAGTGAAGGAGGTCCTGCTTTATTCGTAACTTTAGGGGCAACTAGCAATATTGTTTTATTAGACAAAGTTCCTATGAAGCCTCGATTTTCAGACAAACGTATTGGCTATTTCACAGAAAAGCACTGGTATTTTAATGATAATCAACATGCAATGGTTGAAAAAGAACTAATTACTAGATGGAGACTAGAACCAAAAAAAGAGGATGAAGACAAATATTTAAAAGGAGAATTAGTAGAGCCTAAAAAACCAATTGTCTATTATATTGATCCTTCTACACCTAAACAATGGAGACAATATATTATTGATGGTGTACACGATTGGCAAGCCGCTTTTGAAAAAGCTGGATTTAAAAATGCAATAATAGCAAAAGAACCAACTGAAGCAGACACAGATTTTGATGTTGATGATGTTCGTTATTCTGTTATTACTTATGCTGCTTCTCCAAAAGCAAATGCGATGGGTCCTTCTGTAGTTGATCCAAGAAGTGGAGAAATACTTGAAGCTGATATTATATGGTGGCACAATGTAATGACTTCTTTACATAGTTGGATGCGTATTCAAACTGGACCAATTGATCCAAAAGCAAGAGGTAATAAATTTAGTGATGAACATATGGGTGAAGCTATTCGATTTGTTTCATCACATGAAGTTGGACACACTTTTGGATTAAAACACAATATGGGTTCTTCATTTGCGTTTGAAGTAGACTCTTTACGTTCTAAAGATTTTACAGAAAAAATGGGCGGAACAGCTCCTTCGATCATGGATTATGCACGTTATAACTATGTTGCACAACCTGAAGACAGCATAACAGCAATAACTCCTAAAATTGGAGAGTATGATAAATATGCTATTGATTGGGGATATAGATGGTATCCAAGTGAAACAGAAGAGAAAGAAAAATTAAATATGTTAATTGCTAAACATCAAAATGATCCTATTTATTTTTATGGAGAACAACAAGATGGTGGCGCTATAATTGATCCTCGTTCTCAATCTGAAGATTTAGGAAACGATGCTGTTAAAGCAAGTGAATATGGATTAAAAAACTTAAAAAGGGTTGTTGAAAACATCCTCACTTGGACGTATGACAAAGATGAGTCATATTATCAAACTGGCAAACTATATATCGGAACTATTGGTCAATGGCAATTATATAACCGTCATGTTCTAAATAATATTGGCGGAGTATATTTAAATACAACAGTACATGGTGATGACAAAGCAAGTTATATTCCGGTTCCAGCCGCAATGCAAAGAAAAGCAACAGACTACTTATTAAAAAATGTAATTACAATTCCAGAGTGGTTATTCTTTAACTCTATTCTTGACAAAACAAATCCATTAAAAGACTCTCCTATTGGTCCATATGAATATACACCTTATACTTTATCTAGAGAATTACAATATGGTATTTTATATGATTTATTCAGAGATGAACGTTTATTAAGAATGATTGAAAATGAATTATATCAACGAAATAACAGTAAAGAAAAACTATTTACTGTAGGCAATCTTTTTGGAAAGGTTCATCAACATGTTTTTAATGGAACTATTCAAAATAAATCGTTGTCAATTTTGGAACGTATGACACAAAAAAATTATGTAGATGTATTAATTGTTTCGACAAATAAACTATTTGAAAAAACAGACTCTAAAAAATCAATTCAATTTACAAAAACATTAAATATGCCATCATTATGTAATCATATTCATGAAGACAAAATGATTAGAAATATAAATCAATCTTCTTTAAAAAGAGTTACTGAAGTAACATCTGAGAAGAAAGGAGAATTAAATAAAATTTTACGATTATTACAATTAAAGAAGAATACAGGAAATCAAGAAACTAGAAATCATTATGCAGATCTAATTAATCGTATTAACAAAGCACTTAACAACTCGCTATTAACTAACTAA
- a CDS encoding SusC/RagA family TonB-linked outer membrane protein, which produces MKKLFFLMTIILSYASHAQETRTITGQVIDAEDRLPIPGVSVYVEKQSISNETGQSGIIQSTSVGTITDMDGYFKLEINKEVKKLRVSFMGYQSYLIDLSSQNNYNIALKVDLNELQEIVVTGYQKIEKRKLTSALTKVDMEDIQQAGVASVDQLLAGQVAGVAITPGNGAPGGAAKIRIRGTASLSGPQDPLWVLDGLPLEGNDVPNFNDKDNIDQLNNFSIAGLNPDDIKDITILKDAAATAIYGARAANGVIVITTKKGRKGKMSVNFTANTFVTQKPDFSKLNLMNANQKVDFELALAGRSDLTFRDEKGEISRILNGSGELDAYRTGGFSALTPGTQQAINTLRNNQTDWGNLLYRTAVNKQYGLSLSGGGEKSDYYFSLGYYDEKGTTIGTGFERYNITLKNNYELSDRFKVGIGIFGNQSKNSSYISDSDAFTNPANYSRNANPYLSPKDENGNYIYDQDIQGYSDRYVPFNFLEERENTSYELKTRAIKAIFDLEYKVTNNLKLTSQIGLQMDNSGTEKYAGKETYFSRKEREKTRRYSNGSYYYFMPEGGIIQNWNTDFFQYNIKTQLMYNKIINEKHELDFLVGNELRRTYNTNIYSRGFGYDRQTGTTSQIVFPNQEVANSNEYRTYNRTKNENAFASMYATASYTYNRKYTVFGSVRYDGSDLFGVDPKYKYLPLWSISGSWLASEEDFIKNNISAISNLRFRASYGLQGNIDKGTSPFVVGNYGNANILPGQSETTIVVTSPPNSKLRWEKTENVNFGLDLGVLKNRINVAADLYGRRSTDLLGIRALPLENGFEYTNMNWAQVTNKGYEISVSTKNIDNPNFKWSTNFNFAHNKSNIDRIEVRANSYLPSGEGYPVNAVFALKTAGIDENGYPQFLNNNGEVVNAVDFFQLYDPYAVIFPGEISQSRLTENAESFRSLFTYVGDRDPKFTGGFINTFKIKNFDLTVSTTFNLKQTVVRTPPYNGTQVDRGQNFTTDILNAWSPSNPNSNLPGIVGANSGTGDSWMAYQWFANGSPVNTYALLDTWVNEMSYMRLSSIRLGYTLPKSVTDKMKIQNVRFSVEGRNLFVVSSDYKGYFDPETFGNIYAQPIPRSITLGLNLTF; this is translated from the coding sequence ATGAAAAAACTATTTTTTTTAATGACTATCATACTTTCTTATGCTAGTCATGCTCAAGAAACTAGAACAATTACTGGACAAGTAATTGATGCCGAAGATAGATTACCCATTCCAGGTGTTTCAGTTTATGTAGAAAAACAGTCTATCTCTAATGAAACTGGACAAAGTGGTATTATTCAAAGTACTAGTGTAGGAACAATTACTGACATGGATGGATACTTCAAATTAGAAATAAATAAGGAAGTAAAAAAATTACGTGTTAGCTTCATGGGATACCAATCCTATTTAATTGATTTATCTTCTCAAAATAATTATAATATTGCTTTAAAAGTAGATTTAAATGAATTACAAGAAATTGTAGTAACAGGTTATCAAAAAATAGAAAAGCGAAAACTAACATCTGCTTTAACTAAAGTAGATATGGAGGATATTCAACAAGCTGGTGTTGCAAGTGTAGATCAATTGTTAGCTGGTCAAGTGGCTGGTGTTGCCATCACTCCAGGAAATGGAGCTCCAGGTGGTGCAGCAAAAATCAGAATTAGAGGAACAGCTTCTCTATCTGGTCCGCAAGATCCACTTTGGGTATTAGATGGTCTTCCATTAGAAGGAAATGATGTTCCAAACTTTAATGATAAAGATAATATTGATCAATTAAACAATTTCTCTATTGCAGGATTAAACCCTGATGACATAAAAGATATTACAATTTTAAAAGATGCTGCTGCAACAGCCATTTATGGTGCAAGAGCAGCAAATGGTGTAATTGTAATTACAACTAAAAAAGGAAGAAAAGGAAAAATGTCCGTAAATTTTACTGCAAATACATTTGTAACTCAAAAACCAGATTTTTCGAAGTTAAATTTAATGAATGCTAATCAAAAAGTTGATTTCGAATTAGCGTTAGCTGGACGTTCTGATTTAACATTCAGAGATGAAAAAGGTGAAATTTCTCGCATTTTAAATGGTTCAGGAGAATTAGATGCATATAGAACAGGTGGTTTTTCTGCTTTAACTCCTGGAACACAACAAGCTATTAATACCCTACGTAATAATCAAACAGATTGGGGTAATTTATTATATAGAACTGCCGTTAATAAACAATATGGTCTAAGCTTATCAGGTGGTGGTGAAAAATCAGACTATTACTTTTCTTTAGGATATTATGATGAAAAAGGAACAACTATAGGTACTGGTTTTGAAAGATATAATATTACTTTAAAAAACAATTACGAATTATCTGATAGATTCAAAGTAGGCATTGGTATATTTGGAAATCAAAGTAAAAACTCTTCTTATATTTCAGATAGTGATGCTTTTACCAATCCTGCGAACTATTCTAGAAATGCGAATCCATACCTTTCTCCAAAAGACGAAAATGGGAACTATATATATGATCAAGATATTCAAGGATATTCAGATCGTTATGTTCCTTTTAACTTTTTAGAAGAAAGAGAAAATACTTCTTACGAATTAAAAACAAGAGCTATAAAGGCAATTTTTGACTTAGAGTACAAAGTTACTAACAACTTAAAACTAACATCTCAAATTGGTTTACAAATGGATAACTCTGGAACAGAAAAATATGCTGGAAAAGAAACTTATTTTTCACGCAAAGAAAGAGAGAAAACAAGACGATACAGTAATGGAAGCTACTATTACTTTATGCCAGAAGGTGGTATTATCCAAAACTGGAATACTGATTTTTTCCAATACAACATAAAAACACAGTTGATGTATAACAAAATCATTAATGAAAAACACGAATTGGATTTCCTTGTTGGTAATGAGCTAAGAAGAACTTACAACACTAACATTTACTCAAGAGGTTTTGGTTATGATCGTCAAACAGGCACTACTAGTCAAATTGTTTTTCCTAATCAAGAAGTAGCTAATAGTAATGAATATAGAACTTACAATAGGACTAAAAATGAAAATGCATTTGCTTCTATGTATGCAACAGCATCTTACACTTACAATAGAAAATATACTGTATTTGGAAGTGTTAGATATGATGGCTCTGATTTATTTGGAGTAGATCCTAAATATAAGTATTTACCATTATGGTCTATTTCAGGATCATGGTTAGCTTCAGAAGAAGATTTTATAAAAAACAACATATCAGCCATTAGTAATTTAAGATTTCGTGCTTCTTATGGTTTACAAGGGAACATTGACAAAGGAACATCTCCTTTTGTAGTTGGAAATTATGGAAATGCTAATATATTACCTGGACAATCTGAAACAACAATTGTAGTAACAAGTCCTCCAAATAGCAAATTACGTTGGGAAAAAACAGAAAATGTAAACTTTGGTTTAGACTTAGGTGTTTTAAAAAACCGTATCAATGTAGCAGCAGATTTATATGGAAGAAGAAGTACTGATTTATTAGGTATTCGTGCTTTACCTCTTGAAAACGGATTTGAATATACAAATATGAACTGGGCTCAAGTAACTAATAAAGGATACGAAATTTCAGTGTCAACTAAAAATATTGATAATCCAAACTTTAAATGGTCAACTAACTTTAATTTTGCTCATAACAAAAGTAATATTGATCGTATAGAAGTAAGAGCAAACAGTTATCTTCCTTCAGGAGAAGGCTACCCTGTTAATGCTGTTTTTGCATTAAAAACTGCTGGAATTGATGAAAATGGATATCCTCAATTTTTGAACAATAATGGAGAAGTTGTAAATGCTGTAGACTTCTTCCAATTATATGATCCTTATGCTGTAATTTTTCCTGGTGAAATTTCTCAATCAAGACTAACTGAAAATGCTGAAAGTTTCAGAAGTTTGTTTACTTATGTTGGAGATAGAGATCCTAAATTTACAGGAGGTTTTATTAATACTTTTAAAATTAAAAACTTTGACTTAACTGTTTCAACCACTTTTAATTTAAAACAAACAGTTGTTAGAACACCTCCATATAATGGAACACAAGTAGATAGAGGTCAAAACTTTACTACTGATATTTTAAACGCATGGTCTCCATCTAATCCTAATTCTAATTTACCTGGAATTGTTGGAGCAAATTCAGGAACAGGTGATTCATGGATGGCTTATCAATGGTTTGCAAATGGTTCTCCTGTTAACACTTATGCTCTTTTAGACACTTGGGTTAATGAAATGAGTTATATGAGACTTAGCAGTATTCGTTTAGGGTATACATTACCAAAATCTGTAACGGATAAAATGAAAATTCAAAATGTAAGATTCAGTGTGGAAGGAAGAAATCTTTTTGTTGTTAGCTCTGATTATAAAGGATACTTTGATCCAGAAACATTTGGTAATATTTATGCACAACCAATTCCTAGATCTATAACATTAGGCTTAAACTTAACTTTTTAA
- a CDS encoding RagB/SusD family nutrient uptake outer membrane protein — protein sequence MKNISKYIILFTIAIGMNSCDDYLDIKPEGKVIPETLEDFRAVLTTGYSAFPRHKSLTTLRADELVLNEFDDQLLYSKDIYIWKDANPDPATTSFQWAQLYNTIFYTNVVINDGNAKVPSSPEKDQLIGEAYALRALTYFDLINLFGKPYNTTSSSSDRGVPLALEIDLEQEFIPESVANVYTQILSDIDDAKNLLNQDTQVTGLNYRFSKAAIYALEARVRLYRNEWQKALDAVNIALSYRNELIDLNTDSTLPNKYDTVESVMALEDVFTNSLKVSTYVSPELIAAFDQTNDLRFPLYFEASGSRFQFEKGGEQEQKCTFRTSELYLIKAEAELRLNNFSDSKTTLLPLLQKRYTPTAYTQLSTDINTMSDQDFTIFLFEERKRELAVEGHRWFDLRRMNQKQIIHQVEGQDYTLIENDPRYTLPYPRNAQLNNPNL from the coding sequence ATGAAAAACATATCAAAATATATAATTCTATTTACAATTGCAATTGGAATGAATAGTTGCGATGACTACCTAGATATTAAACCAGAAGGAAAAGTAATACCTGAAACATTAGAAGATTTTCGTGCCGTATTAACTACTGGATATAGTGCTTTCCCTAGACATAAATCATTAACTACTTTAAGAGCAGATGAACTTGTTCTAAATGAGTTTGACGATCAATTATTATATAGTAAAGATATTTACATTTGGAAAGATGCAAATCCTGATCCAGCAACAACGAGTTTTCAATGGGCACAATTATATAACACTATTTTTTATACTAATGTAGTAATTAATGATGGTAACGCAAAAGTTCCTTCTTCTCCTGAGAAAGATCAATTAATTGGTGAAGCATATGCTTTAAGAGCGCTTACTTATTTTGATTTAATCAATTTATTTGGAAAACCATATAATACTACTTCTTCTTCTTCAGACAGAGGAGTTCCACTAGCTTTAGAAATAGATTTAGAACAAGAATTTATCCCAGAGAGTGTTGCTAATGTTTACACCCAAATACTTTCTGATATTGATGACGCTAAAAATTTATTAAATCAAGATACGCAAGTAACAGGATTAAACTATCGTTTTTCAAAAGCAGCTATCTATGCATTAGAAGCAAGAGTTCGTTTATATAGAAATGAATGGCAAAAAGCTTTAGATGCAGTCAATATTGCTTTATCATATAGAAATGAATTAATAGATCTTAATACTGATTCAACTTTACCAAATAAATATGATACTGTTGAATCTGTAATGGCATTAGAAGATGTTTTTACAAATTCTCTAAAAGTTTCTACTTATGTTTCTCCTGAATTAATTGCGGCTTTCGATCAAACAAATGATTTACGTTTTCCTTTATATTTTGAAGCTTCAGGAAGTAGATTCCAATTTGAAAAAGGAGGTGAGCAAGAACAAAAATGTACTTTTAGAACTTCTGAATTATATTTAATTAAAGCTGAAGCTGAATTAAGGTTAAACAATTTTAGTGATTCAAAAACGACATTGCTTCCATTGTTGCAAAAAAGATATACTCCAACAGCTTATACTCAGTTAAGTACTGACATTAATACAATGTCCGATCAAGATTTCACAATCTTCCTTTTTGAAGAAAGAAAACGTGAATTAGCAGTAGAAGGTCATCGTTGGTTTGATCTAAGAAGAATGAATCAAAAACAAATCATTCATCAAGTAGAAGGTCAAGATTATACACTCATAGAAAACGATCCGCGATACACATTACCATATCCACGAAATGCACAGTTAAATAACCCAAACTTATAA
- a CDS encoding LytR/AlgR family response regulator transcription factor gives MKIAIVEDEHLASSYLKSILEKQEVISVSKITILKSVKEAVAFFKEHTIDLVFMDIHLGDGKSLDIFEEISIPSPIIFVTAYDTYAIKVFKHFTIDYLLKPFEEEELISALSKYKKIKGSFNLNQTVQSLDLIENKNIDSYQKRFLVNHGYKFISINDSDISCFMGSGKHLFIYTSNGNSYLYNDTIKDIINKLNPEFFFKVNRKYILHISAIKEVIRHTSQKVEIKVIDTINEDNPILVSKNEITNFKKWLDR, from the coding sequence ATGAAAATAGCTATTGTAGAAGACGAACATTTAGCTTCCAGTTACCTAAAATCAATTTTAGAAAAACAAGAAGTTATTTCAGTATCTAAAATAACTATTTTAAAATCTGTAAAAGAAGCTGTTGCTTTTTTCAAAGAGCATACAATAGATTTAGTTTTTATGGATATTCATTTAGGAGATGGAAAAAGCTTAGATATTTTTGAAGAGATTTCTATTCCAAGTCCTATCATATTTGTAACTGCTTATGACACTTATGCTATAAAAGTGTTCAAACATTTCACTATTGATTACTTATTAAAACCTTTTGAAGAAGAAGAACTTATTTCTGCTTTATCAAAATATAAAAAAATAAAAGGTTCTTTTAACTTAAATCAAACCGTACAATCACTTGATTTAATAGAAAACAAAAACATCGATTCATACCAAAAACGTTTTTTAGTCAATCATGGTTATAAATTTATCTCTATTAATGATTCTGATATTAGTTGTTTTATGGGTTCAGGTAAACATCTCTTCATCTATACTTCCAACGGAAATAGTTACCTATACAATGATACTATTAAGGACATAATCAATAAACTAAATCCAGAATTCTTTTTTAAAGTAAACAGAAAGTACATATTACATATATCTGCAATAAAAGAAGTAATTCGTCATACTAGTCAAAAAGTAGAGATAAAAGTAATTGATACTATAAATGAAGATAATCCTATACTAGTAAGCAAAAATGAAATTACTAACTTTAAAAAATGGCTTGATCGATAA